In the bacterium SCSIO 12741 genome, CGACACCAAAATGATGAATGACATCCTTACTTTGCTTAACGCTAAAGAATGTGAGGATACTGATTTCTACATTGAAGTAGCCAGAAGATTGCAAGAATTGGAGCCCTCTCCAAGAGCTGCCTACAGCATCGCCAACTGGTACGCCGGTAAAGGTGAGTGTTCTAACGCTATTGACTACTACCTGGAAGCATTTGCTTTGGCAGATAGTATGCCTGAAGCTGATAAGGCTCCTTTCAAAGTAAAATCTGGGCTTTCAAGTGCTCGTTGCTACTTAGCTACTAAGCAATTTGCCAAGGTAAAATTGATGGCCAAGCGAGTTCTTGCTATCGATCCTGACAACGGAGATGCCTACATGTTAATTGGAGATGCCTATCTTTATGGTGGATCTGCTTGCGGAGACAATGACTGCGCTAAGAAAGCCGGATACTGGGCCGCTGTAGACAAGTACCAAGTAGCCCGTGCAAAGGATCCATCATTGGCCGAAAAGGTGAACCCAAAAATTGGAAAAGCCAAGGCTCAATACCCGAAAAAAGAGGACTGCTTCTTCTACGGAATTAACGAAGGTGCAGATTTCAAAATCGGATGTTGGATCAATGAAACTGTTAAGGTTCGATTTAACTAAGAGTGACCCAAACATACACGAACATATTGTTTAAGAGCTTAGCCGGACTTCTTGTTCCGGCTTTGCTTTTTTCCTGTAGCAACGATCCGCAGGCCCTTCAGGAAATGGAGGAAAAACAGGACCTGCCTACCGAGGTCTCGTTAAACACGGAAATCATTTACAGCGACTCAGCCGTTATTCGGGTAAGACTCAACACCCCTGAATTGGTGCGCTACAGCGACGAAGACAATCCTTATGTGGAATTTCCACAAGGGCTAACCCTGCTGCTTTTTGATAGTCTGGGCAATCAGGAGTCGAGCTTGAAGGCCAACTACGGTGTGAATTACCCTGATGAGCGTAGAATCGAAGTAAAAAACGACGTAGAGGTAATTAATGTTGACGGTGAGAAACTGAATACTGAGCACCTCATCTGGTCGAGAAAAGACGGTAAAATCTACACCGAGGAATTTGTCAAAATCACCACCGAAGACGAAATTATTTACGGAGACGGTTTGGAGTCGAATGAGAATTTCACCAATTACCGAATCAAAAACATCAAAGGTTCCATCTCTGTTCAAGACGAGGAAGAGGCTGATGAAATAACCGCAGATGAACTTCAATCATCAAATAATGACTTATGA is a window encoding:
- the lptC gene encoding LPS export ABC transporter periplasmic protein LptC, producing the protein MTQTYTNILFKSLAGLLVPALLFSCSNDPQALQEMEEKQDLPTEVSLNTEIIYSDSAVIRVRLNTPELVRYSDEDNPYVEFPQGLTLLLFDSLGNQESSLKANYGVNYPDERRIEVKNDVEVINVDGEKLNTEHLIWSRKDGKIYTEEFVKITTEDEIIYGDGLESNENFTNYRIKNIKGSISVQDEEEADEITADELQSSNNDL